From the Gramella sp. Hel_I_59 genome, one window contains:
- a CDS encoding SsrA-binding protein translates to MKKSIFKTLAKFNKKFLPSYSKQELDLQKASKAQMAIIGWRLWVTKNSLD, encoded by the coding sequence ATGAAAAAATCAATTTTCAAGACGCTTGCTAAGTTCAATAAGAAATTTTTACCCAGTTACTCCAAGCAGGAATTGGACTTACAAAAAGCTTCAAAAGCCCAGATGGCTATTATCGGATGGCGACTATGGGTTACTAAAAACTCGCTGGACTAA
- a CDS encoding adenine phosphoribosyltransferase yields the protein MELKNYIREIENFPKDGIGYKDISPLLLDHKAMKEVVAKFVAKLPDVRIDKVVGMESRGFFFASLLAQELNAGFVPVRKPGKLPAKTFKQEYDLEYGSDSLEIHQDAIQEGENVLIHDDVLATGGTALATCNLVEKCKGNIVQCNFLIELDFLKGRDRISKYEVESLIHY from the coding sequence ATTATATACGCGAGATCGAGAACTTTCCGAAGGATGGAATAGGATATAAAGATATTAGTCCGCTCTTGCTGGATCATAAGGCTATGAAAGAAGTTGTTGCAAAGTTTGTAGCCAAGCTTCCAGACGTAAGAATAGATAAGGTGGTAGGAATGGAGTCAAGAGGATTCTTTTTTGCCAGTCTGCTGGCACAGGAACTCAATGCCGGGTTCGTTCCGGTTAGAAAGCCGGGTAAACTGCCTGCTAAAACATTCAAACAGGAATACGACCTGGAGTATGGAAGTGATAGTCTTGAAATTCATCAGGATGCGATCCAGGAAGGCGAAAATGTGCTAATTCATGATGATGTTCTGGCAACCGGAGGAACGGCTTTAGCCACCTGCAATCTTGTGGAAAAATGCAAAGGCAATATTGTGCAATGTAATTTTTTGATAGAACTGGATTTTCTTAAAGGCAGAGACCGGATTTCAAAATATGAGGTAGAGTCACTTATACATTATTAG